The proteins below are encoded in one region of Peribacillus muralis:
- a CDS encoding anti-sigma factor produces MNNNPCEWLLDYFNGQLDEVPRRKFENHLAECKNCREELDELEMLTKDLAFTAEPVDPPSDMKQRILGNVFETEKEEQKPVLQQPVERRKGNGWVKPLLAAVLFASLLGNAYTLLSKDQEENNAGERRETIDRLQTSVALKPGEGAPFNGRATMVEKNNRTEMIIQAENLESTEGSEVYQVWLLEKGKPFRAGTFVPNEDGLGAVTYHLDEAGEHEWDTVAITLEPSDDSKIPKGDIILSSEL; encoded by the coding sequence ATGAATAATAATCCATGTGAATGGCTTTTAGATTACTTCAATGGACAATTGGATGAAGTCCCTCGAAGGAAGTTTGAAAATCATCTCGCGGAATGCAAAAATTGCCGTGAGGAATTAGATGAACTGGAGATGCTAACGAAAGACTTGGCATTTACAGCTGAACCGGTTGATCCGCCAAGTGATATGAAACAGCGAATTTTGGGAAATGTATTTGAAACGGAGAAAGAAGAGCAAAAGCCCGTATTACAGCAACCGGTTGAAAGAAGAAAGGGAAATGGTTGGGTGAAGCCCTTGTTGGCAGCCGTCTTATTTGCCTCATTGCTTGGAAATGCCTACACCTTGCTTTCTAAGGATCAAGAGGAAAACAATGCAGGGGAAAGACGGGAAACCATCGATAGGCTTCAAACGAGCGTTGCCTTGAAACCGGGTGAAGGGGCTCCTTTCAATGGAAGGGCGACGATGGTTGAGAAAAATAATAGAACGGAAATGATCATTCAAGCGGAAAATCTTGAATCGACAGAAGGCTCCGAGGTGTATCAGGTTTGGCTGCTGGAAAAGGGTAAGCCTTTTAGAGCCGGGACATTCGTGCCGAATGAAGATGGCCTGGGCGCAGTGACGTATCATCTGGATGAAGCTGGTGAGCATGAGTGGGATACAGTAGCAATCACGCTTGAGCCCTCGGATGATAGCAAAATTCCTAAAGGGGATATTATCTTAAGCAGTGAATTATAG
- the hflX gene encoding GTPase HflX encodes MEMMEQRAILVGVNLNGQKDFEYSMEELVNLTEACEVEVVGAITQNLHRVNSSHFIGTGKIEEVKNLVEYKEANVVIFNDQLSPSQLRNLERDMDCKVIDRTILILDIFAHRAKTKEAQLQVEVAKLQYMLPRLVGLRESLGRQSGGVGTNKGAGEKQLELDRRRIEENISVLNKELELLVAHRQTQRKQRKKNAIPVVSLVGYTNAGKSSIMNALIKMFHPTAEKQVLEKDMLFATLETSVRNIPLPDKKEFLLTDTVGFVSKLPHHLVKAFRSTLEEVVEADLLIHVVDFSNPDHEQQMEITEQTLSEIGIKGIPTIFAYNKADLTDLEIPQVNRGSVYMSAKTKAGLEELIEQIRAQIFTDYIRCEMLIPFDQGQLVSFFNENGHITETEYEESGYRIKLECKKADYEKYNRYVIQPD; translated from the coding sequence ATGGAAATGATGGAACAGAGGGCAATTCTTGTTGGCGTTAATCTCAATGGCCAGAAGGATTTTGAGTATTCAATGGAGGAGCTCGTCAATCTGACGGAGGCTTGTGAGGTGGAGGTTGTCGGCGCCATCACCCAAAATTTGCATCGGGTGAATTCATCGCATTTTATCGGTACCGGAAAGATAGAGGAAGTGAAAAATCTCGTTGAATATAAAGAAGCGAACGTGGTGATCTTTAATGATCAGCTTTCTCCTTCACAACTGAGGAATTTGGAAAGGGATATGGATTGCAAGGTGATCGACCGGACGATTTTAATATTGGACATCTTTGCGCACCGGGCGAAAACGAAGGAAGCGCAGCTACAGGTAGAGGTGGCAAAGCTTCAGTATATGCTTCCGCGTCTCGTTGGCTTAAGGGAGTCGTTAGGCCGTCAGAGTGGCGGGGTAGGCACAAACAAGGGGGCCGGGGAAAAGCAATTGGAGCTTGACCGGAGAAGGATCGAGGAAAATATAAGCGTTTTGAACAAAGAGCTTGAACTTCTAGTGGCACATCGGCAAACGCAGAGGAAGCAGCGTAAAAAGAATGCCATCCCTGTTGTTTCTTTAGTCGGTTATACGAATGCTGGAAAATCTTCAATCATGAATGCGTTAATCAAAATGTTCCATCCGACCGCGGAGAAGCAGGTTTTGGAAAAAGATATGCTGTTCGCTACGCTTGAGACATCGGTGCGCAACATTCCGTTACCCGATAAGAAGGAGTTCCTTCTGACAGATACCGTGGGCTTTGTATCAAAATTGCCCCATCATCTTGTGAAGGCGTTTCGGTCTACGTTGGAAGAGGTGGTGGAGGCGGATCTATTGATCCATGTTGTCGATTTTTCGAATCCGGACCATGAGCAGCAAATGGAGATAACGGAACAGACATTAAGTGAGATAGGCATTAAAGGGATACCCACAATTTTCGCCTATAATAAGGCCGATCTTACCGATTTGGAGATCCCTCAAGTGAATCGGGGCTCTGTATATATGTCAGCAAAAACGAAAGCGGGTCTCGAGGAATTGATCGAACAAATTCGCGCGCAAATTTTTACGGACTATATTCGCTGTGAGATGTTGATTCCCTTTGATCAAGGACAGCTCGTATCCTTCTTCAATGAAAATGGTCATATAACGGAAACCGAATATGAGGAAAGCGGATATCGGATCAAGCTTGAATGCAAGAAAGCGGATTATGAAAAGTATAACCGGTACGTCATTCAGCCGGATTGA
- a CDS encoding IS3 family transposase (programmed frameshift): MAKKGQTFQTYTEELKREVVRLKVEEGWSYRQIRDRFGIKSDAQIASWVKKVQNNESFEDQRGVWNRKNFSSVEEENAYLKAQVNYFKKAQSKSAWKGMVLKAERFQIIDGLRKTYPLAWLLKIAEVSRAGYYKWRKTQSARSLRLEKNLWIKEHILAIHKLHPYYGYKRMTRALSREGIVVNHKRVRRLMRDLGVQSVIRKKRPFYGRRGSVVFHNVLNREFHAEMRFHKLVTDITYVRIGDTFAYLSAVLDLYNNEIVAWEVSTRNDLELVHNTLNQLRGKPFSKGALLHSDQGFQYTTKAYENQVKELGIRGSHSRRGNCHDNACIESFFSHLKTEKLYLLCPKTADQAYLAIQEYIEFYNTARFQEKFNGLSPIEYREKAAA, encoded by the exons ATGGCAAAAAAGGGGCAAACGTTTCAAACATATACAGAAGAATTAAAGAGAGAAGTGGTTCGTCTGAAGGTGGAGGAAGGCTGGTCATATCGTCAGATTCGTGACCGTTTTGGTATTAAAAGTGATGCACAGATAGCGAGTTGGGTAAAGAAAGTGCAGAATAATGAGTCTTTTGAAGATCAACGTGGTGTATGGAACCGTAAGAATTTTTCTAGTGTAGAAGAGGAAAATGCCTATCTTAAAGCACAGGTGAATTATT TTAAAAAAGCGCAATCCAAATCTGCATGGAAAGGAATGGTCCTGAAAGCCGAAAGGTTTCAAATAATCGATGGTTTGAGGAAAACGTACCCACTTGCGTGGCTATTAAAAATCGCTGAAGTTTCAAGGGCTGGATACTACAAATGGAGGAAGACACAGTCTGCTCGTTCTCTGCGACTTGAGAAAAATCTATGGATCAAAGAACATATTTTAGCCATCCATAAGCTACACCCCTACTACGGATATAAACGGATGACTCGAGCTTTGTCCAGAGAAGGAATCGTTGTAAACCATAAACGTGTTCGTCGATTGATGAGAGACCTGGGTGTTCAATCTGTCATTCGGAAGAAACGTCCTTTCTACGGTCGAAGAGGGTCCGTTGTATTTCATAATGTCTTAAATCGTGAATTCCACGCAGAGATGAGGTTTCATAAGTTAGTAACAGATATAACCTATGTACGGATTGGAGACACGTTTGCCTACCTTTCCGCCGTTTTAGATTTGTATAATAATGAAATTGTTGCATGGGAAGTTTCTACACGAAACGACCTTGAATTGGTTCATAATACGCTAAATCAGCTAAGGGGCAAGCCATTTAGCAAGGGGGCTCTCCTGCACTCAGATCAAGGATTCCAATATACGACGAAAGCATATGAAAATCAGGTGAAGGAACTCGGCATTCGAGGAAGCCACTCTCGTCGTGGCAATTGTCACGACAACGCGTGTATAGAAAGCTTCTTCTCACATTTAAAAACAGAAAAGTTATATTTACTATGTCCAAAAACAGCAGACCAGGCTTATCTAGCTATTCAAGAGTATATAGAGTTTTACAATACGGCACGCTTTCAAGAGAAATTCAACGGCCTTTCCCCAATTGAATATCGAGAAAAGGCCGCAGCTTAA
- a CDS encoding NAD(P)-dependent oxidoreductase — MTSPLKDELEQNFQEAERGLSHREALEEANRCLYCYDAPCIQACPTGIDIPSFIKKISSGNYKGSAKTIMTANPVGASCARVCPTEELCEGSCVLNHSTKPIMIGNLQRYSTDWAIQNKQALFKAGKKNGKKVAIVGSGPAGLSAARELALLGYSVTIFEAEKNPGGLNTYGIVSFRLPQSISYWEVEQVKSLDVEIKTNTRVGADVSADQLIADFDAVILAVGMSDVPKLGIEGEDLAGVYDAIDFVKATKTGAISDKFIGKKMAVIGAGNTAIDAATCSVRLGAEQVAIIYRRTKKEMTAYDFEFEFAKQEGVGFHWLTTPSRILSDDSGHVTGIECVKMVLSEAGDDGRSRPVPVSGSEFVIPVDGVIRAIGQSRYIGLIEQFGIQHDDGVVILEAGSYKSSNEKVFACGDVIFGKGQGEAMVVSAAQQGKDTAYEIDRTIMGEAVDIA; from the coding sequence ATGACAAGTCCGTTAAAAGATGAACTTGAGCAAAACTTTCAGGAAGCAGAGAGGGGGCTGTCCCATAGGGAGGCCTTGGAAGAAGCGAACCGATGTTTATACTGCTACGATGCCCCATGCATTCAAGCCTGTCCGACAGGGATAGATATTCCAAGTTTCATTAAGAAGATCTCATCAGGTAATTATAAAGGGTCGGCAAAGACAATCATGACAGCCAATCCCGTCGGTGCCAGCTGTGCCCGGGTATGTCCGACCGAAGAGTTATGTGAGGGCTCATGTGTCCTCAACCATTCTACCAAGCCAATCATGATTGGCAATCTCCAGCGTTATTCCACAGATTGGGCCATCCAAAACAAACAAGCTCTGTTCAAGGCCGGGAAAAAGAATGGCAAAAAAGTTGCCATTGTTGGAAGCGGTCCAGCGGGGTTATCTGCGGCAAGGGAGCTAGCCTTGCTTGGCTACAGTGTAACCATTTTCGAAGCTGAAAAAAATCCAGGCGGGTTGAATACTTACGGAATAGTATCGTTTCGTCTGCCGCAAAGCATTTCATACTGGGAAGTCGAACAGGTGAAAAGTCTGGATGTGGAAATCAAAACGAATACACGTGTCGGGGCGGATGTTTCTGCGGACCAGCTAATTGCTGACTTCGATGCGGTCATTTTAGCGGTCGGTATGTCCGATGTTCCGAAGCTTGGAATCGAAGGAGAGGATTTGGCTGGGGTTTATGATGCAATCGATTTCGTTAAGGCAACGAAAACGGGGGCCATCAGTGATAAATTCATCGGGAAGAAAATGGCGGTGATCGGAGCCGGGAATACAGCGATTGATGCAGCAACCTGTTCAGTTCGTCTTGGTGCCGAACAGGTGGCGATCATTTATCGTCGTACCAAAAAAGAAATGACAGCGTATGATTTTGAATTCGAGTTTGCCAAACAAGAGGGTGTTGGGTTTCACTGGCTGACCACTCCTTCCAGGATCTTATCGGATGACAGCGGTCATGTAACGGGAATCGAATGTGTGAAGATGGTGCTTAGCGAGGCAGGGGATGATGGACGGAGCAGACCGGTCCCGGTATCCGGCTCGGAGTTCGTGATCCCGGTCGATGGGGTCATCCGTGCCATAGGACAATCCAGGTATATTGGGCTGATTGAACAATTCGGGATTCAACATGATGATGGCGTCGTTATATTGGAAGCGGGCTCCTATAAATCGTCGAATGAAAAAGTATTCGCCTGCGGGGACGTGATTTTCGGAAAAGGTCAGGGCGAGGCGATGGTCGTTTCGGCAGCCCAGCAAGGTAAGGATACGGCTTATGAAATTGACCGGACTATAATGGGCGAGGCAGTGGATATCGCTTAA
- the preA gene encoding NAD-dependent dihydropyrimidine dehydrogenase subunit PreA has translation MADLSINLAGIKSPNPFWLASAPPTNSGYQVQRAFEAGWGGAVWKTLGDPILNVSSRFAAVSFNGQRVAGFNNIELITDRPLEVNLKEIYETKKRFPDHAIIASVMVEPQQEKWHEIIKRIEAVGVDGYELNFGCPHGMAERGMGAASGQVPELVEKQTYWAKEAASKPVIVKLTPNITDITVTAEAAVRGGADAISMINTINSLAGVDIHSWNTIPHVGGKGAHGGYCGPAVKPIALNMVAECARNPMIDLPISGIGGISNWQDAVEFLLMGSTGVQICTAAMHHGFRIVEDMIEGLSNYLDEKGIASVMDIVGKSVTRYSDWGNLDLNYKVVARINNDVCINCNKCHIACEDTSHQCIDMLKDTSGSSFLRVREEDCVGCNLCSIVCPADGAIDMIELTNELPPMTWNERQAYLGGIGNESVDFVK, from the coding sequence ATGGCTGATTTATCGATAAATCTTGCAGGTATCAAATCACCGAATCCTTTTTGGCTGGCTTCAGCACCGCCAACCAATTCCGGGTACCAAGTCCAGCGGGCATTCGAAGCTGGCTGGGGGGGCGCCGTGTGGAAAACGTTGGGCGATCCCATCCTGAATGTCTCATCCCGTTTCGCAGCTGTTAGTTTTAATGGACAAAGAGTGGCTGGTTTCAACAATATCGAGTTAATTACCGATCGGCCACTTGAAGTGAATTTGAAAGAAATATATGAAACGAAAAAAAGGTTCCCTGATCATGCAATCATTGCCTCGGTCATGGTGGAGCCACAACAGGAAAAGTGGCATGAAATCATCAAACGCATAGAAGCTGTAGGGGTTGATGGATATGAGCTGAATTTTGGCTGTCCCCACGGTATGGCGGAACGGGGAATGGGAGCTGCTTCGGGCCAGGTTCCTGAACTTGTGGAAAAGCAAACTTATTGGGCGAAGGAAGCTGCATCGAAGCCTGTCATCGTAAAGCTTACCCCGAATATAACCGATATTACGGTCACGGCCGAAGCGGCAGTGCGCGGGGGTGCGGATGCCATCAGTATGATCAACACGATTAACTCTTTGGCGGGTGTGGACATCCATTCATGGAATACGATTCCCCATGTAGGCGGTAAGGGTGCCCACGGAGGGTACTGTGGACCGGCGGTTAAGCCCATCGCTTTAAACATGGTGGCAGAGTGTGCAAGAAATCCAATGATTGATCTTCCCATCTCCGGAATCGGGGGGATTTCCAATTGGCAGGATGCCGTTGAGTTTTTGTTAATGGGCTCAACGGGCGTACAAATATGTACGGCTGCCATGCATCACGGTTTCAGGATAGTCGAGGACATGATTGAAGGACTGTCCAATTACCTCGATGAAAAAGGGATAGCCTCCGTCATGGATATTGTCGGAAAATCCGTAACGAGGTATTCCGATTGGGGGAACTTGGACCTTAATTATAAGGTGGTGGCACGCATCAATAATGATGTATGCATCAACTGCAATAAATGCCATATTGCATGTGAAGACACCTCACACCAGTGTATAGATATGTTGAAGGACACGTCAGGAAGCTCCTTCCTGAGGGTGCGTGAAGAAGATTGTGTAGGGTGTAACCTTTGTTCGATCGTATGCCCGGCCGATGGTGCAATCGATATGATCGAATTGACCAATGAATTACCGCCGATGACGTGGAATGAACGCCAAGCATACCTTGGGGGCATAGGAAATGAAAGTGTTGATTTCGTAAAATGA
- the hydA gene encoding dihydropyrimidinase, with product MKKIIKNGTIATAADTYQADILIENEKIAMIGKDLTADGAEIIDAKGAYIFPGGIDPHTHLDMPFGGTTTKDDYETGTIAAAYGGTTTIIDFCLTEKGAPLKEAIDTWHKKATEKAAIDYGFHLMISEITDEVLAELPRIIVDEGITSFKVFMAYKNVFQADDATLYRTLLQAKELGALVMVHAENGDVIDYLTKQALEKGNTDPIYHALTRPPELEGEATGRAAKLTEMANGQLYVVHVTCEEAVEKITEARNKGVDIWGETCPQYLVLDQTYLEKPHFEGSKYVWSPPLREKKNQEVLWNALKMGQLQTIGSDQCSFDFKGQKDLGREDFTKIPNGGPTIEDRMSILFSEGVMKGRITLNQFVDVTSTRAAKLFGLFPKKGTIAVGSDADIVIFDPEVERTISVDTHHMAVDYNAFEGMEVTGEPVSVLSRGEFVIKDKQFVGEAGKGQFLKREKYNAEWKRAAGKKLPV from the coding sequence ATGAAGAAAATCATCAAAAATGGGACGATTGCAACCGCTGCAGATACGTATCAAGCCGATATATTAATTGAAAATGAGAAGATAGCCATGATCGGCAAGGATCTGACCGCGGATGGTGCCGAGATCATTGATGCAAAAGGCGCTTATATTTTTCCGGGTGGCATCGATCCGCACACCCATCTCGATATGCCGTTTGGCGGCACGACAACAAAGGATGATTATGAAACGGGTACGATTGCTGCTGCCTATGGGGGAACGACGACAATCATTGATTTTTGCTTGACTGAAAAAGGGGCGCCGTTAAAGGAAGCGATAGATACATGGCACAAGAAAGCTACAGAAAAGGCCGCGATAGATTATGGTTTCCATTTAATGATCAGCGAAATTACTGATGAGGTTCTTGCTGAATTGCCGAGGATCATCGTGGATGAGGGGATTACTTCATTTAAGGTCTTCATGGCGTACAAGAATGTTTTTCAAGCTGATGATGCCACGCTATACCGCACTTTGTTGCAGGCGAAAGAGCTTGGTGCACTTGTGATGGTCCATGCTGAAAATGGCGATGTCATCGATTATCTTACGAAGCAGGCGCTTGAAAAAGGAAACACCGATCCGATTTATCATGCGCTAACAAGGCCTCCCGAGCTTGAGGGGGAAGCAACAGGACGGGCCGCAAAATTGACGGAGATGGCGAATGGACAGCTCTACGTCGTTCATGTCACCTGTGAAGAGGCGGTTGAAAAGATCACCGAGGCAAGAAATAAAGGCGTGGATATTTGGGGCGAGACTTGTCCGCAATATTTGGTCTTGGACCAGACTTACCTTGAAAAGCCGCATTTCGAAGGATCAAAATATGTGTGGTCTCCTCCATTAAGGGAGAAGAAAAATCAGGAAGTGTTATGGAATGCCTTGAAAATGGGTCAGCTGCAAACGATAGGTTCGGATCAATGTTCCTTTGATTTCAAAGGCCAGAAGGATTTAGGCAGAGAGGATTTTACGAAAATACCGAATGGCGGTCCCACGATTGAAGACCGCATGAGCATTCTTTTTTCCGAGGGGGTCATGAAAGGGCGCATCACCTTGAATCAATTCGTCGACGTGACTTCCACACGTGCGGCCAAGCTTTTTGGATTATTTCCGAAAAAAGGGACGATCGCAGTAGGGTCGGATGCCGATATTGTCATTTTTGATCCGGAGGTGGAAAGGACCATATCCGTCGATACGCATCATATGGCGGTCGATTATAATGCGTTTGAAGGCATGGAGGTTACCGGGGAACCGGTATCGGTCCTATCTAGAGGGGAGTTTGTCATTAAAGATAAACAGTTTGTCGGTGAGGCAGGAAAAGGGCAATTCCTGAAAAGGGAAAAATATAATGCGGAGTGGAAGCGTGCTGCCGGAAAAAAGCTGCCAGTTTGA
- a CDS encoding NCS1 family transporter, protein MSGKKDYLKSPDLLPIPHSEKNIGAAGFGFIWVGMAVVLAAFAIGGNGVQSLSLGWVVLATVIACVVLGFLMTMTGDIGVEHGIPFPVYMRAPFGTIGTHIPSVVRGFVASCWFGLNTYFGATAMNAIFATLFDFDNWFICFLVFAVLQLVNTAMGIKSIERFADLAAPVIILISGWMYFTLSDQAIAQGRDVWTWIESPATGGAAVTAFMVIIMANMGFWGTLTADMPTLSRFIKAPKNEKNWFKRNKGQIIGNIITYPITQTFMVIIGAVSYMAVSNYDPVVAIQGSASGIALGVLLIMIVFAQWSTNTTANVIPAATIFSNVMGPRMPFWAGVVVAGVIGIVVQPWSLFGIIIEVLLIVGGILASIVGILVADYYFLRKRRVHVEDLYEADGQYKYLNGVNWAGIISWAIGGVGAVIFSNYSFIIGFVLGGASYYVLAKFWWFNKYEQAEIMNPSDELYLGISVGRDWKIKNDLEAEKEMVITAATGGENV, encoded by the coding sequence ATGAGTGGGAAAAAAGATTATTTAAAGTCTCCCGATTTGCTGCCTATACCTCATAGTGAGAAAAACATAGGTGCAGCCGGATTTGGGTTCATTTGGGTGGGGATGGCAGTGGTTTTGGCAGCCTTCGCGATTGGAGGGAACGGTGTCCAAAGTTTATCGTTGGGCTGGGTCGTGCTTGCAACGGTCATCGCCTGTGTGGTTCTCGGTTTTTTGATGACCATGACAGGTGATATTGGAGTGGAGCATGGCATACCCTTCCCGGTCTATATGAGGGCTCCATTCGGAACGATCGGCACACATATCCCCTCGGTTGTGCGGGGATTTGTCGCTTCATGCTGGTTTGGCCTTAACACCTACTTTGGGGCTACTGCGATGAATGCAATTTTTGCAACCCTCTTTGATTTTGATAATTGGTTCATCTGTTTCCTCGTGTTTGCCGTATTACAATTGGTGAATACGGCAATGGGAATCAAGTCAATAGAAAGGTTTGCCGACTTGGCAGCACCCGTTATCATTTTGATTTCCGGCTGGATGTATTTTACACTTTCCGATCAAGCTATAGCCCAAGGCAGAGATGTATGGACCTGGATCGAAAGTCCGGCAACTGGCGGGGCAGCCGTCACGGCTTTCATGGTCATCATCATGGCGAATATGGGCTTTTGGGGGACGTTGACGGCCGATATGCCGACACTCTCCCGTTTTATAAAGGCACCGAAAAATGAAAAAAATTGGTTCAAGCGCAATAAAGGGCAAATCATCGGGAATATTATCACTTATCCCATCACACAGACGTTCATGGTCATTATCGGAGCTGTTTCTTATATGGCCGTTTCCAATTATGATCCTGTAGTTGCCATACAGGGATCGGCAAGCGGGATTGCACTCGGTGTCCTCTTGATCATGATCGTATTTGCTCAATGGTCGACGAATACAACAGCAAATGTCATTCCCGCAGCTACCATTTTTTCCAATGTCATGGGTCCAAGGATGCCATTTTGGGCGGGAGTTGTAGTAGCCGGGGTCATCGGGATAGTCGTTCAGCCATGGAGCCTATTCGGTATCATAATAGAGGTTTTATTGATCGTTGGTGGAATCCTCGCCTCCATTGTCGGTATTCTTGTAGCCGATTATTATTTCCTCCGCAAAAGGCGGGTTCACGTGGAAGATCTATATGAAGCAGATGGTCAATATAAATACTTGAATGGCGTGAACTGGGCAGGCATCATTTCTTGGGCGATCGGGGGAGTGGGTGCTGTGATTTTTTCCAATTATTCATTTATCATCGGTTTTGTACTTGGCGGTGCAAGCTATTATGTATTGGCTAAGTTTTGGTGGTTCAATAAATATGAACAAGCTGAAATCATGAATCCCAGTGATGAGTTATATTTAGGTATCTCGGTAGGTCGAGATTGGAAAATCAAAAACGACTTGGAAGCTGAAAAAGAAATGGTCATTACGGCTGCAACCGGCGGGGAGAACGTATAA
- a CDS encoding PucR family transcriptional regulator, which yields MNTSITIEEILMRKYFDLTDIIAGSSGIKRHVKWVHCMEVTQISHLLKGNELILTTGLGWKNCGDTFLAYLKQLIECNAAGLCIEIGSNMMTVPQSAIDLANEQQFPIILFHEEVPFVEITQDIHALIINKQYEMISNLENYSQQLNKNLLEIDHYEPILKFLHSYLNVQVILIFNESDIATIPRAKKKVTYQMIADYYDGKSKLDKTMLKQAIQVLGENYAELYIYSDERELTDFDSLILDRTATALAQHLLRELYIEEKKMSEESKWLANWIGGEFSDEAIRERLSYIDPKMQLEGGIVCICKQHSRNNKSAVRLDGTYFKIMFRTVFEQYGFQVFPMDIHQHLVFILGDGRSSEDWKTRVTSAVDRMMKMDMGSRNRLGHVSVGFGKHVQRLSEIYKSYETARETLLLQDSLPEESRSIFYQDLHMHRMISLLNKHGNLEETVHEFLGPVIEYDKQNNGELMPTLKTYLACNGSKQETSKQLFIVRQTLYHRLEKLEKLLGSDFMRSDKRLGLEFMIFALDFLQYSSRNVSGNYVNEYMGK from the coding sequence ATGAATACGTCGATTACAATCGAGGAAATTCTCATGCGCAAGTATTTCGACCTGACGGATATAATCGCAGGCAGCAGTGGGATAAAGCGTCATGTGAAATGGGTCCACTGTATGGAAGTCACCCAAATCAGCCATTTGTTAAAAGGAAATGAATTGATTCTGACGACGGGCTTGGGTTGGAAAAATTGCGGTGACACATTTCTTGCCTATTTAAAGCAACTGATTGAATGCAACGCGGCTGGACTTTGTATAGAAATCGGCTCCAACATGATGACAGTGCCGCAAAGTGCCATCGATCTTGCAAATGAACAGCAATTCCCTATCATCCTATTTCACGAAGAAGTACCTTTTGTGGAAATCACGCAGGATATCCATGCCTTAATCATCAATAAACAATATGAGATGATCTCCAACTTAGAAAACTACTCCCAGCAGTTAAATAAAAATCTCCTCGAAATTGACCATTATGAACCAATTCTAAAATTTCTCCATAGTTATTTGAATGTACAGGTCATTCTGATCTTTAATGAAAGTGACATAGCCACCATTCCAAGAGCCAAGAAAAAAGTAACCTATCAAATGATAGCGGACTATTATGATGGAAAATCGAAACTGGACAAAACGATGCTTAAACAGGCGATTCAAGTGCTAGGTGAAAACTATGCAGAACTGTACATATACAGTGATGAAAGAGAGCTGACGGACTTTGATTCGCTTATTTTGGATAGAACGGCTACAGCGCTTGCACAGCACCTATTAAGGGAATTATATATAGAAGAGAAGAAAATGTCGGAAGAGAGTAAATGGCTGGCCAACTGGATCGGTGGGGAGTTTAGCGATGAAGCGATCAGGGAGAGGCTTTCCTATATCGATCCGAAGATGCAGTTGGAGGGTGGAATTGTATGCATTTGCAAACAGCACTCAAGGAATAATAAAAGTGCTGTCAGATTAGATGGAACCTACTTTAAGATCATGTTTAGGACAGTCTTTGAACAGTACGGATTTCAGGTTTTTCCCATGGATATACACCAGCACCTTGTGTTCATATTAGGCGATGGCCGTTCATCGGAAGATTGGAAAACAAGAGTGACAAGTGCGGTCGATCGCATGATGAAGATGGATATGGGCAGCCGGAATCGTTTGGGGCATGTTTCTGTTGGTTTTGGAAAGCATGTTCAAAGATTGAGTGAGATTTATAAAAGCTATGAAACGGCACGCGAAACCCTGCTGCTTCAGGATAGTTTACCAGAGGAGAGCAGGAGCATTTTTTATCAGGATTTACATATGCACCGCATGATATCACTCTTGAATAAGCATGGAAACCTGGAGGAGACGGTGCATGAGTTTTTAGGTCCTGTCATTGAATATGACAAGCAAAACAATGGAGAGCTAATGCCTACCCTGAAGACTTATCTGGCATGTAACGGATCTAAACAGGAAACTTCCAAACAACTATTCATTGTCAGGCAAACACTATATCATAGGCTCGAGAAGCTAGAGAAACTGCTAGGATCCGATTTCATGCGTTCAGATAAGCGACTAGGCCTTGAATTCATGATTTTTGCATTGGACTTCCTTCAATACAGCAGCCGGAACGTCAGCGGGAATTATGTGAATGAATATATGGGGAAGTAA
- the yhfH gene encoding protein YhfH translates to MQTKNPLEFFRNLPPKQCTECGTPITEQAESYLLECDHCLAKKDEY, encoded by the coding sequence ATGCAAACTAAAAACCCTTTGGAATTTTTCAGAAACCTGCCACCAAAACAATGCACGGAGTGCGGCACCCCCATCACCGAGCAAGCTGAGTCGTATCTCTTGGAATGTGATCATTGCCTCGCCAAAAAAGATGAATATTGA
- the yhfH gene encoding protein YhfH, translating to MQMKKTIEFFNNIPAKHCPECGDHIIEHAESYLMECDRCLSKRED from the coding sequence ATGCAAATGAAAAAAACCATTGAATTTTTCAACAATATCCCTGCAAAACATTGTCCCGAATGTGGTGACCACATCATTGAACACGCCGAATCCTACTTAATGGAATGTGACCGCTGCCTTTCTAAACGCGAAGACTAA